A genome region from Microtus ochrogaster isolate Prairie Vole_2 chromosome 1, MicOch1.0, whole genome shotgun sequence includes the following:
- the Proser1 gene encoding proline and serine-rich protein 1: MDKKSFETVLDEIRKAVLTEYKLKAIEYVHGYFSSEQVVDLLRYFSWAEPQLKAMKALQHKMVAVHPAEVVSILSCFTFSKDKLAALELLASNIVDAQNSRPIEDLFRINMSEKKRCKRVLEQAFKAGCKAPHAMISSCGTIPGNPYPKGKPSRINGIFPGTPLKKDGEESTNEGKGIAARILGPSKPPPSTYNPHKPVPYPIPPCRPHATIAPSAYNNAGLVPLANVIAPGVPPPPPYTPNPAGTDNEDLSSQSKPAQSQTFSTPASQLFSPHGSNPSTPAVTPVPAVSPVKAVNHPSVSAAATGAGMSAPNAALSVFPAPQPATPNPTVIRTPSVPPAPITSAHSTTPAPVPSIFSGLVALPGPSGTPSPSPQASSTPRVTLASSETFASTCAPFTSHAPASSTSGSASNPSTASLSSVFTGLPLPFPPACHSSIATPTPSLIASASNPHAVKSPLLSALKGFLTSNDTHLINSSALSSVGTSGLASLSSFPNQISDSPASATNKCYAPAAVAATQRSSTPGMAVFPGLQSPAAGATSAGPVLPAQSPLATPSSTAVPVSCGSSGSLLHGPHAGGISSTPAAVTVPVMIKSEPTSPPPSAFKGPAHSGTPAHGTLGLSGALGRGYPTTSVPISVSTCLNPALSGLPSLSNPLAGSMSLPPHASSTPIAPVFTALPPFTSLTNSFPLPGSPSLNSAVSLTGPSTTTSTAAHPSSATVRPMLPTSNASPAAFPLNLSTAVPSLFAVTQGPLPASNPSYPGFPVSSAPSGAPAMPSFPGLQAPSTVAVTPLPVAASAPSPAPVLPGFASAFSSNFNSALVAQAGLSSGLQTAGSSVFPGLLSLPGIPGFSQTPSQSSLQDLQHSAAAQSALLQQVHSASALESYPAQPDGFPSYPSTPGTPFSLQPGLSQSGWQ; encoded by the exons ATGGACAAAAAGTCCTTTGAAACTGTGCTGGATGAAATTCGAAAG GCTGTTTTGACAGAATATAAGTTAAAAGCAATTGAATATGTTCATGGGTACTTCTCCAGTGAACAG GTGGTTGACCTCCTCAGGTACTTCTCCTGGGCAGAACCGCAGCTGAAGGCCATGAAAGCTCTCCAGCAT AAAATGGTGGCTGTCCACCCAGCAGAAGTGGTCAGCATCCTCAGCTGCTTCACCTTTAGTAAAGACAagctggctgccctggagctcttGGCCTC AAACATCGTGGATGCACAGAACTCGCGCCCCATTGAAGACTTGTTCAGGATCAACATGTCGGAGAAGAAACGGTGCAAGAGAGTCCTGGAGCAG GCTTTCAAAGCGGGCTGCAAAGCCCCTCACGCCATGATATCTTCATGTGGAACCATCCCAGGAAACCCCTATCCCAAAGGAAAACCCAGCCGCATAAATGGCATTTTTCCC ggaacTCCTCTGAAAAAGGACGGTGAAGAAAGTACCAATGAAGGCAAAGGAATAGCAGCTCGGATTCTTGGACCATCCAAACCA CCTCCCTCAACGTATAATCCACATAAACCTGTCCCCTACCCAATACCTCCATGCCGGCCACATGCAACTATTGCACCAA gtgctTACAACAATGCGGGTCTGGTGCCGTTAGCCAATGTGATAGCTCCAGGGGTCCCCCCTCCACCTCCGTACACTCCAAATCCAGCAGGAACAG ACAATGAAGACCTCTCTAGTCAGTCAAAACCTGCGCAGAGTCAAA ccTTTTCCACCCCAGCAAGTCAGCTCTTCTCTCCCCACGGTTCTAATCCGTCGACTCCTGCTGTGACTCCTGTCCCTGCTGTGTCCCCAGTCAAGGCAGTAAACCATCCCTCCGTGTCAGCAGCTGCCACTGGGGCCGGAATGAGTGCTCCCAACGCTGCCCTGTcagtgttcccagcaccccagccagcCACTCCGAACCCGACTGTGATCCGGACTCCCTCGGTGCCCCCGGCACCCATTACTTCGGCCCACAGCACCACACCTGCTCCTGTCCCTTCCATTTTTTCTGGCCTAGTGGCCCTGCCAGGTCCCTCTGGcaccccttccccatctcctcaggCCAGCTCAACACCAAGGGTCACACTGGCTTCCAGTGAGACCTTTGCTTCTACTTGTGCCCCGTTCACCAGCCATGCCCCTGCCAGCTCTACCTCTGGCTCGGCCAGTAACCCAAGCACAGCTTCCCTGTCGTCCGTCTTCACAGGCCTGCCTTTGCCCTTCCCACCGGCATGCCACAGCAGCATAGCCACCCCAACTCCCTCGCTGATTGCCAGTGCTTCAAATCCGCACGCTGTAAAAAGCCCTCTCCTGTCTGCCTTGAAAGGCTTCCTCACGTCAAATGACACACACTTAATCAATTCCTCTGCCttgtcctctgtgggcacaagTGGCCTGGCTTCATTATCCTCTTTTCCCAATCAAATCtcggattctcctgcctcagccactaaCAAGTGCTATGCCCCGGCAGCTGTTGCCGCCACGCAGAGGTCTTCTACCCCAGGAATGGCTGTGTTCCCAGGCTTGCAGTCCCCTGCGGCCGGCGCCACCTCTGCAGGCCCAGTGTTGCCCGCGCAGTCGCCGTTAGCTACCCCCTCCTCCACGGCAGTGCCAGTCAGCTGTGGCTCCTCAGGCTCGCTTTTGCATGGTCCCCATGCAGGCGGCATCTCATCCACCCCTGCTGCAGTCACTGTGCCTGTTATGATCAAAAGTGAGCCCACGAGTCCCCCTCCCTCGGCCTTCAAAGGCCCCGCTCACTCCGGGACTCCTGCTCACGGTACCTTGGGCCTGTCAGGCGCTCTGGGCCGCGGATACCCCACGACCTCAGTGCCCATTAGTGTGTCCACTTGCCTTAACCCTGCACTGTCCGGGCTCCCCAGCCTGAGCAACCCCCTGGCTGGTTCTATGTCCCTGCCGCCACACGCATCCTCCACGCCCATTGCCCCCGTGTTCACGGCCCTGCCCCCTTTCACTTCGTTGACCAACAGTTTCCCTCTACCGGGCAGTCCGTCTCTCAATTCCGCTGTGTCCCTCACGGGGCCGTCAACCACCACCTCTACAGCTGCACACCCCAGCTCTGCCACCGTGCGCCCGATGCTGCCCACCTCCAACGCCTCTCCTGCAGCCTTCCCACTCAACCTGTCCACTGCGGTGCCCTCACTCTTCGCGGTCACCCAGGGACCCCTTCCCGCATCTAACCCTTCCTACCCCGGCTTTCCTGTCTCCAGTGCCCCAAGTGGTGCCCCCGCAATGCCCTCGTTCCCAGGGCTGCAGGCACCCTCCACAGTAGCGGTcaccccactgccagtggctgcCTCGGCCCCATCACCTGCACCTGTCCTCCCTGGATTTGCCTCAGCCTTCAGTTCCAACTTCAATTCCGCCCTGGTGGCACAAGCAGG TTTGTCATCTGGACTCCAAACTGCTGGTAGCTCTGTTTTTCCAGGCCTTCTTTCCCTCCCAGGTATCCCTGGGTTTTCCCAGACTCCTTCACAGTCGTCCCTGCAAGACTTGCAGCACAGCGCAGCTGCACAGTCGGCTTTGTTACAGCAG GTCcattctgcctctgctctggagAGCTACCCCGCCCAGCCCGACGGGTTCCCTAGCTATCCCTCCACACCTGGAACACCATTTTCTTTGCAACCGGGTCTATCCCAAAGTGGATGGCAATGA